One genomic window of Eisenibacter elegans DSM 3317 includes the following:
- a CDS encoding toxin-antitoxin system YwqK family antitoxin, with the protein MYHLCFKTLLVFTLCCLVSLSTQAQRSLEVTKYYDHPSQQLKEQYQADITPAGDTLIQGQYKRFHPNGNLATEGLFENNRKQGVFKTYYENGTKQSELTFVDNLRQGAFTIYMPDGQPYQQGEYRQDTLQGFLAVFEDGYKSKETEFQNGQVEGKMRVFYRSGQVKEEGTFIGGKPNGMYYTYHENGQLKSEEELLDGISNGIFRTYFDDGSPQIIAQNQNGQRTGEFKQYDRNGQLVLQCYYLNGLLDQEYLSYYPNGQLLQKATYKRGARQGTVLSYYADGKTKEKTTYTNNEQNISQELYYPDGTLREAAEYRNGLPYGTRKYYHPNGQIRLVETYKDGKLEGTQKHYHENGKPAREEEYAQGERMGYVRLYDDQGKLSEEIPYRKTQKLGDYKAYYPNGQIKVKGTYRYNNRFGHWQYYHENGKPHKIVSYNNKGEVISEKEQQ; encoded by the coding sequence ATGTACCACCTTTGTTTCAAAACCCTGTTAGTTTTCACCCTATGCTGTTTGGTCTCGCTATCGACACAAGCCCAGCGCAGTCTTGAGGTTACCAAATACTATGACCACCCCAGCCAACAGCTCAAAGAGCAATACCAAGCTGATATTACCCCAGCAGGCGATACCTTGATTCAGGGCCAATACAAGCGCTTCCACCCCAACGGCAACTTGGCCACCGAAGGGCTGTTTGAAAACAACCGTAAGCAAGGTGTGTTTAAAACATATTACGAAAACGGCACCAAACAGAGTGAGTTGACCTTTGTAGACAACCTACGCCAAGGTGCATTTACCATTTATATGCCCGACGGGCAGCCTTATCAACAAGGTGAGTATCGACAAGATACCTTACAAGGCTTTTTGGCTGTGTTTGAAGATGGCTACAAAAGTAAAGAAACCGAATTTCAAAACGGGCAAGTAGAGGGCAAAATGAGGGTTTTCTACCGTAGTGGGCAGGTCAAAGAAGAGGGGACATTCATCGGCGGGAAGCCCAACGGTATGTACTATACTTATCACGAAAACGGTCAACTAAAATCAGAAGAAGAACTGCTCGATGGCATCAGCAATGGTATTTTTCGTACTTATTTCGACGATGGCAGCCCCCAAATCATTGCCCAAAACCAAAACGGCCAGCGCACCGGCGAGTTCAAACAATATGACCGCAACGGCCAACTGGTGTTGCAATGTTATTACCTCAACGGCCTTCTCGACCAAGAGTACCTGTCTTATTACCCCAACGGCCAACTACTCCAAAAAGCTACCTACAAGCGTGGCGCAAGACAAGGAACAGTCTTGAGTTATTATGCTGATGGGAAAACCAAAGAAAAAACCACTTATACCAACAACGAGCAAAACATCAGCCAAGAGCTGTATTATCCCGACGGTACGCTGCGAGAAGCCGCCGAATACCGCAATGGACTGCCCTACGGAACAAGAAAATACTATCACCCCAATGGCCAAATCCGTTTGGTAGAAACCTACAAGGACGGCAAGTTGGAAGGCACTCAAAAACACTACCACGAAAACGGCAAACCCGCTCGCGAAGAAGAGTATGCCCAAGGCGAAAGAATGGGCTATGTACGCCTATACGACGACCAGGGCAAGCTCTCCGAAGAAATCCCCTATCGCAAAACCCAAAAACTGGGAGACTATAAAGCCTACTACCCCAATGGCCAAATCAAAGTAAAAGGTACTTACCGATACAACAACCGCTTCGGCCATTGGCAATACTATCACGAAAACGGCAAACCACATAAAATCGTCAGTTACAACAACAAAGGCGAAGTTATCTCCGAAAAAGAACAACAATAG
- a CDS encoding DUF349 domain-containing protein, with protein MSSEKDETRTDAAISEENKSAETLATPSSEAPLASADEHNADHTPAPTEAPKADAVASPQPKDEQAEDSEEANQEEEAEEEEAVDYSQLTKSELLQHAQAQQKEDNFKKALAILKELKPFFEEIAQKERQEALEAFLADGGEAADFDYKQEPETKEFFDLYQEVQQKYNRQRQQSEQEREKNLKTKELILEKLRQLIDAEESETSIEEFKKLQTEWRGVGPVPAQHNRTLWASYNALVEMYYDQRSIYFELKELDRRKNLALKLELCERAEKLLDKEPVRDAIKELQELHEEYKHIGPVPKEEQEIVWQRFKAASDQLYDKKRAIVETIKAEKQQNLEAKLVLCQQVEAFATFESDRITAWNAKTKEILELQNQWEAIRMIPKEKVKEVSKQFWTAFKTFFQNKNLFFKEIERQREENLKAKEALCERAEAIVNSDAEPQQIAAELKTLQQEWKEIGPAPSKQRQSIYDRFKATCDSFFEQRRKQYASAERSYEENLKAKESICDQLAAYTAEQLADEALVREAVAQWNEIGFVPKNKKKYIEKRFQTILNETILRMPVSDDEKQRLRLSLDKQSARTGSNPQAGKRVQDRSAKLKKRIKDIENDIAILRNNLEFFANTKKANSFKESFEKQVEEKYQQLDELRTQLAQVQDEERD; from the coding sequence ATGAGTAGCGAAAAGGACGAAACCCGTACCGATGCAGCCATTTCTGAAGAAAACAAAAGCGCCGAGACGCTGGCGACCCCTTCTTCAGAAGCCCCTCTAGCATCGGCTGATGAGCACAATGCCGACCATACCCCCGCCCCTACTGAAGCCCCCAAGGCTGACGCTGTGGCTTCCCCTCAGCCCAAAGACGAACAGGCCGAGGACAGTGAGGAGGCCAACCAAGAGGAAGAGGCCGAAGAAGAAGAAGCTGTAGATTATAGCCAACTCACTAAGTCTGAATTGCTCCAACACGCCCAAGCCCAGCAAAAAGAAGATAACTTCAAAAAAGCGCTCGCTATCCTGAAAGAACTCAAGCCTTTTTTTGAGGAAATAGCCCAAAAAGAGCGCCAAGAAGCTCTCGAAGCTTTTCTGGCCGATGGAGGCGAAGCAGCAGACTTTGACTATAAGCAAGAGCCAGAAACCAAGGAGTTTTTTGATCTCTACCAAGAGGTGCAGCAAAAATACAACCGCCAACGCCAACAAAGCGAACAAGAGCGGGAGAAAAACCTCAAAACCAAGGAGCTTATCCTTGAAAAATTGCGCCAACTCATTGATGCCGAAGAAAGCGAAACCAGTATTGAGGAATTCAAAAAATTACAAACCGAATGGCGCGGTGTAGGCCCCGTGCCCGCCCAACACAACCGCACCCTCTGGGCAAGCTACAACGCCTTGGTCGAGATGTATTATGACCAACGCAGCATCTACTTTGAACTCAAAGAACTTGATCGCCGCAAAAACCTAGCCCTCAAACTAGAACTCTGCGAACGCGCCGAAAAACTACTCGATAAGGAGCCTGTACGCGATGCTATCAAAGAACTACAAGAGCTACACGAAGAGTACAAACACATAGGCCCTGTTCCGAAAGAAGAACAAGAAATCGTATGGCAACGATTCAAAGCCGCCTCTGATCAACTCTATGATAAAAAACGCGCTATCGTAGAAACCATCAAGGCTGAAAAACAACAAAACCTCGAAGCCAAACTAGTACTTTGCCAGCAAGTAGAAGCTTTTGCTACTTTTGAATCTGACCGTATCACGGCTTGGAACGCCAAAACCAAGGAAATACTCGAACTCCAAAACCAATGGGAGGCCATTCGAATGATTCCCAAAGAAAAGGTAAAAGAGGTTAGCAAGCAGTTTTGGACAGCTTTTAAGACTTTCTTCCAAAACAAAAACTTGTTTTTCAAAGAAATAGAGCGCCAACGAGAAGAAAACCTCAAAGCCAAAGAAGCACTCTGCGAACGCGCCGAGGCAATCGTTAATAGTGATGCCGAACCACAACAAATCGCTGCCGAGCTCAAAACCCTACAGCAGGAGTGGAAGGAAATAGGACCGGCTCCTTCCAAACAAAGACAAAGTATTTATGACCGGTTCAAAGCTACTTGTGATTCTTTCTTTGAACAACGACGCAAACAATATGCCTCTGCCGAGCGCTCTTATGAAGAAAACCTCAAGGCCAAAGAATCTATCTGTGACCAGCTAGCCGCCTATACCGCCGAGCAACTCGCCGATGAGGCGCTTGTGCGTGAGGCTGTAGCTCAATGGAATGAGATTGGCTTTGTACCTAAAAACAAGAAAAAGTATATCGAAAAGCGTTTTCAAACCATACTCAACGAGACCATTTTGCGTATGCCGGTCTCCGATGATGAGAAACAACGCTTGCGCTTGTCATTGGACAAGCAGTCTGCCCGCACGGGTAGCAATCCCCAAGCCGGCAAACGAGTGCAAGACCGTAGCGCAAAGCTCAAAAAACGCATCAAAGATATCGAGAATGACATCGCCATCTTGCGCAACAACTTGGAGTTTTTTGCCAACACCAAAAAAGCCAACAGCTTCAAGGAAAGCTTTGAAAAACAGGTGGAGGAAAAATACCAACAACTAGACGAGCTTCGCACTCAACTCGCGCAAGTACAGGACGAAGAGCGTGATTAG
- a CDS encoding DUF58 domain-containing protein gives MKKILAKIRNYEIRIRKAVHGQMRGNYNSIFKGAGLEFDEVRLYQYGDDVRRIDWNVSAKGSGTFVKIFKEEKEQTVFFLLDVSHSQDIGSGNDTKLELGKEVCGVLALSAAKEDSQIGLICFSDQKERYIKPDKGVKKAYEIIFNLFKLQPRSLRTDLDKFFKFALNLIKRRSIVIVISDFIDQDYEQSLKALARKHDLILIHLLDEKETHLPRLGIVPVFDKELQRTVWMNTSSASFQAQVQERFNHKKRELEALCVQYSANYLSLQTGEDFVPKLIKLFKVRNKKVRSNANAS, from the coding sequence ATGAAAAAAATATTAGCCAAAATCCGTAACTACGAAATTCGTATCCGCAAGGCTGTTCACGGCCAGATGCGGGGCAATTACAACTCTATTTTCAAAGGGGCAGGGTTGGAGTTTGACGAAGTACGGCTGTATCAGTATGGAGATGATGTACGGCGCATAGACTGGAACGTAAGCGCCAAAGGCTCAGGTACTTTTGTAAAAATATTCAAAGAAGAAAAAGAGCAAACCGTGTTTTTCTTGCTCGATGTGAGCCACTCCCAAGACATCGGCAGCGGCAACGACACCAAGCTCGAACTAGGCAAGGAGGTGTGTGGCGTTTTGGCGCTATCAGCAGCCAAAGAAGACAGCCAGATTGGCTTGATTTGCTTTAGCGACCAGAAGGAGCGCTATATCAAACCAGACAAGGGGGTAAAAAAGGCGTATGAAATTATTTTCAACCTCTTCAAGCTCCAACCTCGCTCCTTGCGTACCGATTTAGACAAATTTTTTAAATTTGCCCTCAACCTTATCAAACGCCGCAGTATTGTCATTGTCATCAGTGATTTCATTGACCAAGACTATGAGCAAAGCCTCAAAGCATTGGCACGCAAACACGACCTGATTTTGATTCACCTTTTGGATGAAAAAGAAACACACTTGCCTAGGCTTGGTATTGTACCCGTATTTGACAAGGAGCTACAGCGTACCGTTTGGATGAATACCTCTTCGGCAAGCTTCCAAGCACAAGTGCAAGAGCGATTCAACCACAAAAAACGCGAGCTAGAGGCGCTGTGTGTGCAATATAGCGCCAACTACCTGAGCCTCCAAACAGGTGAGGATTTTGTGCCCAAGCTTATCAAACTATTTAAAGTACGCAACAAAAAAGTGCGCAGCAATGCCAATGCTTCCTAA
- a CDS encoding VWA domain-containing protein: protein MLNLLPHVFLTVWYSPVWFSPFVLADFEWENPVFLYFLLLVPLMALIRWLFAARFSSQIEVAFMEEQLQSDPLTRLRYLPSLLFSIFLMLLLIAAARPQRTNEYVEQNSEGIDIMLVLDISESMLIEDFKPNRLEATKRIAINFIEGRKFDRIGMVIFSGEAYSLSPLTNDYAMLRSYIQDIHWEMIQQGGTAIGSALAVATNRMRELDSRSKVLVLISDGDSNAGNIDPITAAQLAYGYGIKLYTIIVGQEGRVPVGKDKEGNIIYEDNTIDEETLREIARIGQGNFYHAQDNKAMEKVFEEIDQLEKSEIIETRFKATQDHYHVYLRWALLFFLAWLALKSTFITNVLQD, encoded by the coding sequence ATGCTTAACTTATTGCCCCATGTATTTTTGACTGTGTGGTACTCGCCGGTATGGTTTTCGCCCTTTGTGTTAGCTGATTTTGAATGGGAAAACCCTGTTTTTCTTTATTTTCTGCTACTAGTACCCCTGATGGCCCTTATTCGTTGGCTTTTTGCGGCTCGCTTTAGCTCTCAGATAGAAGTAGCCTTTATGGAAGAACAGCTTCAAAGTGACCCACTCACGCGCTTACGCTACCTACCCTCGTTGTTGTTTAGTATCTTCTTGATGCTGCTCCTAATAGCCGCCGCCCGCCCACAGCGTACCAATGAGTATGTAGAGCAAAACTCTGAGGGTATCGATATTATGCTTGTACTCGATATATCAGAATCGATGCTGATAGAAGATTTCAAACCTAATCGCCTAGAAGCCACCAAACGTATTGCTATCAACTTTATTGAGGGGCGGAAGTTTGACCGCATCGGGATGGTCATTTTTTCGGGTGAGGCCTACTCACTCTCCCCCCTAACCAATGACTATGCCATGCTCCGTAGCTATATCCAAGACATCCATTGGGAAATGATTCAGCAAGGCGGCACCGCTATCGGCAGCGCTTTGGCCGTAGCTACCAATCGTATGCGTGAGCTTGATAGCCGCAGCAAGGTATTGGTACTGATTAGCGATGGGGATAGCAATGCAGGCAATATTGACCCCATTACGGCAGCGCAGCTGGCCTATGGCTATGGAATCAAGCTCTATACCATTATCGTAGGGCAAGAAGGCCGTGTGCCTGTTGGCAAAGATAAAGAGGGCAACATAATCTATGAGGATAATACCATCGACGAAGAGACACTGCGCGAAATAGCCCGCATAGGACAAGGAAACTTTTACCACGCCCAAGACAACAAGGCAATGGAGAAAGTATTCGAAGAAATAGACCAACTCGAAAAAAGCGAAATCATCGAAACACGTTTCAAAGCTACCCAAGACCACTACCACGTCTACTTACGCTGGGCCTTGCTGTTTTTCTTAGCTTGGCTGGCGCTAAAAAGCACTTTTATCACCAATGTTTTACAAGATTGA
- a CDS encoding transketolase family protein produces MKQYPVLGNQDTRSGFGAGLLALGEQNPNVVALCADLTGSLKMDAFQKQFPERFFQVGIAEANMIGVAAGMSINGLIPFTGTFANFSTGRVYDQIRQSVAYSHKNVKICASHAGLTLGEDGATHQILEDIGLMKMLPGMTVINPADYNQTKAATIAIAKHYGPVYLRFGRPKVPIFIPEDLPFEIGKALMLSEGTDVSIFATGHLVWKALEACQILEEQGISAEIINIHTIKPLDTAAILASVAKTGCAVSAEEHQIYGGLGESIAHVLSANAPAPLELVGVKDSFGESGTPEALMEKYGLNAASIVEAAKKAIARKAK; encoded by the coding sequence ATGAAACAATACCCCGTGTTAGGTAACCAAGATACCCGCTCCGGATTCGGCGCCGGGCTGCTAGCGCTAGGCGAGCAAAACCCCAACGTTGTAGCCCTCTGTGCTGACTTGACCGGCTCGCTGAAAATGGATGCCTTCCAAAAACAATTCCCCGAACGCTTCTTCCAAGTCGGCATTGCTGAGGCGAATATGATTGGTGTGGCTGCCGGAATGAGTATCAACGGCCTGATTCCCTTCACTGGTACTTTTGCCAACTTCTCTACCGGTAGAGTCTACGACCAAATCCGTCAGTCGGTGGCTTACTCGCACAAGAATGTCAAAATATGCGCTTCGCACGCCGGGCTCACGCTTGGCGAGGATGGCGCTACCCACCAAATCCTCGAAGACATAGGCTTGATGAAAATGCTACCCGGAATGACGGTCATCAACCCTGCCGATTATAACCAAACCAAAGCAGCTACGATTGCCATTGCCAAACACTATGGCCCGGTATACCTGCGTTTTGGTCGCCCAAAAGTGCCTATCTTCATCCCTGAAGACCTGCCTTTTGAAATTGGCAAAGCCCTGATGCTCAGCGAAGGAACAGATGTCAGCATCTTCGCTACCGGGCACTTGGTTTGGAAAGCCCTCGAAGCTTGCCAAATCCTTGAAGAACAAGGCATCAGCGCCGAAATCATCAATATCCATACCATCAAACCTCTCGACACAGCTGCCATATTGGCCTCTGTAGCCAAAACTGGTTGCGCTGTTAGTGCCGAAGAACATCAAATCTACGGTGGATTGGGGGAAAGTATCGCTCACGTGCTTTCGGCCAATGCTCCCGCTCCCCTAGAGCTCGTAGGTGTGAAAGATAGCTTCGGTGAAAGTGGAACACCTGAAGCCCTGATGGAAAAATATGGTCTCAACGCTGCCAGTATCGTAGAAGCTGCTAAAAAGGCTATTGCACGTAAGGCAAAATAG
- a CDS encoding DUF1015 domain-containing protein produces the protein MAEIKPFKAWKYNHFLREKLYDLTAPLSETKFRQKQAALYQEPFHNFHIASPSDVPPYENVARRVQNWKLDRVIEQDPLQGLYVYYQYFRLPQQPEELCRKGFISLVQTCEWAAKVILPHEKTFSQAVEYRTNVLKHAELMTTPTHGLYFAPQEVLEAYMDEAMQAPLYEVTDPDGTRHVLGVIHDRQVIALFAQTLADKSIIIADGHHRYTASLNHKRWHRHHNPNHQGDEPYNYHLMWLSNAAQGDPGILATHRLIQGLPYFEQGRVLARLAKYFDLEPLPSHEAIFDITYTEPWNFGLVFEAQAYYLRLKPLAFDNEAQNPAWALPLPLKRLDISVMHHFIIEKVLGLEGTQKFEHLDFAQYSGDCIARVKRREAQIAILTHPIPLTQIAQVCESGHLMPEKSTYFFPKVLSGLVFADG, from the coding sequence ATGGCAGAAATCAAACCCTTTAAAGCTTGGAAGTACAATCATTTTTTGCGCGAAAAACTGTATGATCTGACCGCGCCCCTATCAGAGACCAAGTTCCGCCAAAAACAAGCAGCCCTGTACCAAGAGCCGTTCCATAACTTCCACATTGCCTCCCCTAGCGACGTGCCTCCCTATGAAAACGTAGCACGTAGGGTGCAAAATTGGAAGCTCGACCGTGTGATAGAGCAAGACCCCTTGCAAGGGTTGTATGTTTATTATCAATATTTTCGACTACCACAGCAGCCCGAAGAATTGTGTCGAAAAGGCTTTATCAGTTTGGTACAAACTTGCGAATGGGCAGCTAAGGTAATTTTGCCTCACGAAAAGACCTTTAGCCAAGCTGTAGAGTATCGAACAAATGTCCTCAAACATGCCGAGTTGATGACTACCCCTACCCACGGTCTCTATTTTGCTCCCCAAGAGGTGCTAGAAGCCTATATGGATGAGGCTATGCAAGCACCTTTGTATGAAGTAACTGACCCTGATGGCACGCGCCACGTACTAGGGGTGATCCACGACCGTCAAGTGATAGCACTATTTGCCCAAACCTTGGCAGACAAGAGCATCATCATTGCCGACGGACACCACCGCTATACAGCCTCCCTCAACCATAAGCGCTGGCATCGACACCATAACCCCAACCACCAAGGCGATGAGCCTTACAACTATCACCTAATGTGGCTCAGCAACGCCGCCCAAGGCGACCCCGGCATCCTCGCCACACACCGCCTCATCCAAGGCCTGCCCTACTTTGAGCAAGGCCGGGTGCTTGCCCGCTTGGCCAAGTATTTTGACCTTGAGCCATTGCCCTCACACGAAGCTATCTTCGATATCACCTATACCGAGCCCTGGAATTTCGGCCTCGTGTTTGAAGCACAAGCTTACTACTTACGCCTCAAACCATTGGCTTTTGATAACGAAGCACAAAACCCCGCTTGGGCGCTGCCCCTACCTCTCAAACGCTTGGATATATCGGTGATGCATCATTTCATCATCGAAAAAGTATTGGGTTTGGAAGGTACACAAAAGTTTGAACACCTTGACTTTGCCCAATATTCCGGCGACTGTATCGCAAGAGTCAAACGACGTGAAGCACAAATAGCTATCCTCACACACCCCATCCCACTCACACAAATAGCCCAAGTATGCGAAAGCGGCCACCTAATGCCAGAAAAATCGACTTACTTCTTCCCCAAAGTGCTCAGCGGATTAGTATTTGCAGATGGATAG
- a CDS encoding NUMOD4 domain-containing protein → MEMSHDPSDEVWKRIDFTDRHYEVSNWGRVKSFYHNKEKGELIKGRLSNEYRALDLRVDGKRKSYYIHKLVAAIFCEQPSNKHKIVIHLDNDKHNNRADNLKWVTTKEAFEHQLSHSEKMQEGFVENTTANAKLSIEDVSHIRKMLRRGVPQNKIAYMFCVSEMQITRIKRNENWASVRAAVPEEENDEVDS, encoded by the coding sequence ATGGAAATGAGTCATGACCCATCAGACGAAGTTTGGAAGCGTATCGATTTTACTGACCGCCACTATGAGGTCAGTAACTGGGGGCGTGTCAAGAGCTTTTATCACAACAAAGAAAAAGGAGAGCTCATCAAGGGTAGGCTCAGCAACGAATACCGCGCCCTCGATTTGCGTGTTGATGGTAAGCGCAAAAGCTACTACATCCATAAGCTGGTAGCAGCGATATTTTGTGAACAACCCTCCAACAAACATAAAATTGTCATTCATCTGGATAATGACAAACACAACAACCGAGCCGATAACCTCAAGTGGGTAACTACCAAAGAAGCCTTTGAACACCAACTATCTCACTCCGAAAAAATGCAAGAAGGCTTTGTAGAGAATACCACAGCCAACGCCAAGCTGAGTATAGAAGATGTGTCCCACATCCGTAAGATGCTGCGCCGAGGTGTCCCGCAAAACAAAATCGCGTATATGTTTTGTGTAAGCGAAATGCAAATCACCCGTATCAAACGGAATGAAAACTGGGCCAGCGTTCGTGCAGCAGTGCCCGAAGAAGAAAACGATGAAGTTGACAGTTAA
- the rpe gene encoding ribulose-phosphate 3-epimerase, which produces MKTPIIAPSILAADFGNLQPAVEMLNNSAADWIHIDVMDGVFVPNISFGMPVIASIQKHAQKPLDVHLMIVQPERYLETFKQLGAEVISVHYEACPHLHRTLQQIRDLGCKAGVAINPHTPVEALADVLYLTDVVCMMSVNPGFGGQQFIERTYDRVAALRNIISQVEKTNTLIEIDGGVNAQNAPKLIEAGADVLVAGSFVFNAIDPKATIAALKQG; this is translated from the coding sequence ATGAAAACTCCCATTATTGCCCCTTCGATTTTGGCCGCAGACTTTGGCAACTTACAACCCGCTGTTGAGATGCTCAATAACAGCGCCGCAGACTGGATTCATATTGATGTAATGGACGGCGTGTTTGTACCTAATATCTCCTTTGGGATGCCTGTGATAGCCAGCATTCAAAAGCACGCACAAAAACCCTTGGATGTACACCTGATGATTGTACAGCCAGAGCGCTACCTCGAAACCTTCAAACAACTAGGCGCAGAGGTGATTTCAGTACACTATGAAGCCTGCCCACACCTCCACCGTACCCTACAGCAAATCAGAGACTTAGGCTGTAAGGCCGGCGTAGCCATCAACCCCCATACCCCCGTAGAAGCCTTGGCCGATGTATTGTACTTGACCGATGTGGTTTGTATGATGTCTGTCAATCCAGGGTTTGGAGGGCAACAGTTTATCGAACGAACCTATGACAGAGTGGCCGCCTTGCGCAACATCATCTCTCAAGTAGAAAAAACAAACACCCTCATCGAGATAGATGGAGGCGTAAACGCACAGAATGCACCCAAGCTTATCGAAGCAGGTGCTGACGTGCTCGTCGCCGGCAGCTTTGTGTTCAATGCTATTGATCCCAAGGCCACCATCGCAGCCCTCAAACAAGGCTAA